The following are from one region of the Macaca thibetana thibetana isolate TM-01 chromosome 2, ASM2454274v1, whole genome shotgun sequence genome:
- the LXN gene encoding latexin — MEIPPTNYPASRAALVAQNYINYQQGTPHRVFEVQKVKQASMEDIPGRGHKYRLKFAVEEIIQKQVKVNCTAEVLYPLMGQETAPEVNFTFEGETGKNPDEEDNTFYQRLKSMKEPLEAQNIPDNFGNVSPEMTLLLHLAWVACGYIIWQNSTEDTWYKMVKIQTVKQVQRNDDFIELDYTILLHDIGSQEIIPWQMQVLWHPQYGTKVKHNSRLPKEVQLE; from the exons ATGGAAATCCCGCCGACCAACTACCCAGCCTCCAGGGCAGCCTTGGTGGCACAGAACTACATCAACTACCAGCAGGGGACCCCCCACAGGGTGTTTGAGGTGCAGAAGGTCAAACAAGCCAGCATGGAG gaTATTCCAGGAAGAGGACATAAGTATCGCCTTAAATTTGCTGTTGAAGAAATTATACAAAAA CAAGTTAAGGTGAACTGCACAGCTGAAGTACTTTACCCTTTAATGGGACAAGAAACTGCACCAGAAGTCAACTTCACATTTGAAggagaaactggaaagaatccAGATGAAGAAGACAACACATTTTATCAAAGACTCAAGTCGATGAAGGAACCACTAGAAGCACAAAATATTCCag ACAATTTTGGAAATGTATCTCCAGAAATGACGCTCCTTCTACATTTAGCCTGGGTTGCCTGTGGTTATATAATATGGCAAAATTCTACCGAAGACACATggtataaaatggtaaaaattcaAACTGTCAAGCAAGTG CAAAGAAATGATGACTTTATTGAATTAGACTACACCATTCTACTTCATGATATAGGATCTCAG GAGATTATTCCCTGGCAAATGCAAGTTCTCTGGCATCCACAATATGGCACTAAAGTAAAACATAACAGCCGTCTGCCAAAGGAAGTACAACTGGAATAA